A genome region from Rhinopithecus roxellana isolate Shanxi Qingling chromosome 10, ASM756505v1, whole genome shotgun sequence includes the following:
- the SINHCAF gene encoding SIN3-HDAC complex-associated factor isoform X2: MFGFHKPKMYRSIEGCCICRAKSSSSRFTDSKRYEKDFQSCFGLHETRSGDICNACVLLVKRWKKLPAGSKKNWNHVVDARAGPSLKTTLKPKKVKTLSGNRIKSNQISKLQTEFKRHNSDAHSTTSSASPAQSPCYSNQSDDGSDTEMASGSNRTPVFSFLDLTYWKRQKICCGIIYKGRFGEVLIDTHLFKPCCSNKKAAAEKPAEQGPEPLPISTQEW; the protein is encoded by the exons ATGTTTGGTTTTCACAAGCCAAAGATGTACCGAAGTATAGAGGGCTGCTGTATTTGCAGAGCTAAGTCCTCCAGTTCTCGATTCACTGACAGTAAACGCTATGAAAAGGACTTCCAGAGCTGTTTTGG ATTGCATGAGACTCGTTCAGGAGACATCTGCAATGCCTGTGTCCTGCTTGTGAAAAGATGGAAGAAGTTGCCAGCAGGATCaaaaaaaaactggaatcat GTGGTAGATGCAAGGGCTGGACCCAGTCTAAAGACTACATTGAAACCAAAGAAAGTGAAAACTCTATCTGGGAACAGGATAAAAAGCAACCAGATCAGTAAACTGCAGACGGAATTTAAACGTCATA ATTCTGATGCTCACAGTACCACCTCAAGTGCCTCCCCAGCTCAATCTCCTTGTTACAGTAACCAGTCAGATGATGGCTCAGATACAGAGATGGCTTCTGGTTCTAACAGAACaccagttttttcctttttagatctCACATActggaaaag acagaagATATGTTGTGGGATCATCTATAAAGGCCGTTTTGGGGAAGTCCTCATTGACACACATCTCTTCAAGCCTTGCTGCAGCAATAAGAAAGCAGCTGCCGAGAAGCCAGCGGAGCAGGGGCCAGAGCCCCTGCCTATCTCCACTCAGGAGTGGTGA